TAGATTTAACCTATGATATTTCAAAAACTAAAATGCTTGAAGTAACAACAAAATATAACAATCAAGATACTGAAAATACAAGTAATTTGAATTTTAATAGCCAACAAACAGTAGAAATTTTAAAAGACAGAAACACCTTATTTGACCAAAAAATCATATACACAAATAAATTTAAAGACAACAAGGTTTTCCTGCTTACAGGACGATATATAAACGAAAAAACACCTCAAAACTATACAATCAATCAATTTTTCTATCAAGATTTATTTCCGAGTTTTATCAATACAAATAATGTGCAACAATTAAGTGAAAACAAAATGCAGTTTGCTGATTTTGAAGCACATTTATTAGATAGAAAAGAAAACGATAATTTATTAGAATTACAATTTGGAAACGAGTATAGAAAAGACGAATTGTTATCTTCCTTTTTGTTAAAAGAAGACAATGCTATTTTAGAAACACCGACAGATTATCAAAACATAACGACATACTCTGTAAACAATTTATATTTCACATCAAAATACAGAATAAAATTGAAAGATGTTGCAATTACAGGAAAATTAGATTTTCATCAATTATTCAATCAGTTAGTACAAAATAATAAAACAGAGCAACAACCTTTTTTTATAAATCCAACCGTAGGTTTAGATTGGAAAATAAACAATAAAAACAGAATACGAACCTCGTATTCCTATAACACCACAAATGCTAAAATTTTAGATGTTTACAATAATTTTGTTTTAACAGATTTTCGTTCTTTCTCAAAAGGAATAGAAACGTTTAATCAATTAAATGCTTCAACTGTGTTTTTAAATTATCAATTAGGTAATTGGAGTGATGTGTTTTTTGCTAATACATCCATTATTTACAGTAAGAATTTTGATTTTTTTTCAACAAACTCTTTTATAACTCAGAATTACTCACAAGCAGAAAAAATTATTATTAAAGACAGAGAAATTCTATCTATTAATACTAATATTGACAGATATTTTAAATCTTTATCATCAAACTTAAAATTAAATTTAGGTTATTCAAAATCAAATTATAAAAATGTAGTTAACAATTCTGTATTACGAGAAGTGAAATCGACTAATTATAATTACGGTTTTGAAATTCGTTCTGCTTTTAAAGGTTTTTTTAATTACAATATTGGTTCAAAATGGACAGTAAACGAAATAAAAACTACTATAAATAACTCATTTACAAATAACGAATTGTTTTTAGATTTGCTTTTTGAGATTAATGATAATTTAAATTTCCAAATTCAAAATGAACGTTATTTTTTCGGAAATATAGATTCAGAAAATAACACTTATTATTTTTCGGATATCGAAGCGAGATATACTTTAAAAGAAAATAAATTAAGTTTTTCATTGTCGGGTAAAAATCTGTTTAACACAAATACTTTTAGAACATATTCAATCAGTGATATTAGCACATCAACAACCGAATATAGATTACTACCAAGATATGTGCTTTTAAAAATGGAATATAGGTTTTAGCTTTATGGAATATCAACAACGGCTACCAACACGGTATAAAAATAATAGCGGGTTTTGTGCTAAATTCAAAGTGAGTATCTTTGTACAAAGTTTAGTGATAAATTGAAAGGCAAGTGCTTTTAAATCCGCTACTATTCTTATACAACAACGTTGTAAATAATGCTGAAACTCACTCAAAAAGATAAAATGTGGAAACAGTAATTATAATCTTAATAGTTGGATTTATTCTTTATCAACTTTTCAAATTCTTTGCAAGTGAGGAAAAGACAGTCAAGAAAAATAGAATTGAAACGAATAAAAAAGTTCTTGAACAAAAGGAGGAAATTGAAGGCAATCAAAAGAGAAAAAGCTATACGACTGAATTTCAAAAATCGATGATGCGACTGAATACGACTTTGGTTAATTCTGCCAAGAGTGAGTTTGAGGAATTTAACCTGAACGAATACTCGATTGAGCAAAAATTTGACTGGTTCTACGTCATATCTTTCGGATTTAAAAACAGAATTTTGAGCTATAATTTTGTTTTGGAAACAGAATCAAAAGAATTGGAAAACCCAATGTTCACTGAAATGAATGCAAAAGTAATTGTTTACCCAAGTTCGGTGCTGATTAAAAATGAGGATGAATTTAAGAAAGCTTACGAATTAGAAAAGTCATTTTCAATTCTAACTGACATTAAGAAATCATTGGAGCACGATGAGTATTTGAAAAAAACATCAATACCAAGCGACTGATTTTTAAATAAACTGAATGGAAAAGCAACGTACGATAATTTGATTATATTGCATAAAAACAAAAAGAATGGGAAGTTTAACTATTTCAAATAAAACTCTAGATAAATATTTCGGCTATTTGAAAAACTTAGATAATAATAGTAAAAAAAGTTTAATTATTAAATTAACTAAATCAATACAAACAAAATCAAAAAAACCATTTGACATCAAATCGGTCTTTGGTGCTTGGCAAGACCATAGAACTTCAGACGAAATAATTAATGAAATCAAATCTGCTAGAGTTGATAAACGAAATAATTTGAGTTTAGAATGAAATATTTATTAGATACGAATATCTGCATTCACCTATTTCGTGGAAAATTTAACGTAATAGAAAAATTTCAAGAAATAAATCTCAATGACTGCGCAATTTCAGAAATCACTCTTGCGGAACTAATCTTTGGTGCAGAGAATAGTCCTAACCCAAAAAAGAACTTTAAAATAGTTGATCAATTCTCGGAACAAGTTAAAATCCTTCCAATTTTTAATTCAATACGGATTTATGCAAAAGAGAAAGTCCGTTTAAGAAAA
This window of the Flavobacteriaceae bacterium genome carries:
- a CDS encoding TonB-dependent receptor, encoding MGNRREKRQIVFSIAFIFFLFSTSVSAQIKISGFVKDSTKVRGVFANVVLKTSVDNSIITYVITNNDGSYSLKIKETGKFNLIFSALSFETKIIPLTIKGTEKNINIDVFLNSKTVKLNEVIIQANKPITVKKDTVIFNVKSFLQGNEQVVEDLLKKIPGLTVESDGTIKIGNKEIEKVMVDSDDFFERGYKILTKNMPPDQIDKIELLQRYSNNKLLKNVEESDKVALNLVLKEDAKRIWFGNINLGYDITLNNRYKISSNLMNFGKKNKYYFLTNFNNVGYNVTGDINHLIRPFLYGEPASIGDNQSVNTLINLNCFTPNFKASRTNFNNTELASLNAIFTLSKKVKLKTLGFFNWDENDFFRNSAQNFNINGIEFTNTEDFVLRKKKFIGFGKIDLTYDISKTKMLEVTTKYNNQDTENTSNLNFNSQQTVEILKDRNTLFDQKIIYTNKFKDNKVFLLTGRYINEKTPQNYTINQFFYQDLFPSFINTNNVQQLSENKMQFADFEAHLLDRKENDNLLELQFGNEYRKDELLSSFLLKEDNAILETPTDYQNITTYSVNNLYFTSKYRIKLKDVAITGKLDFHQLFNQLVQNNKTEQQPFFINPTVGLDWKINNKNRIRTSYSYNTTNAKILDVYNNFVLTDFRSFSKGIETFNQLNASTVFLNYQLGNWSDVFFANTSIIYSKNFDFFSTNSFITQNYSQAEKIIIKDREILSINTNIDRYFKSLSSNLKLNLGYSKSNYKNVVNNSVLREVKSTNYNYGFEIRSAFKGFFNYNIGSKWTVNEIKTTINNSFTNNELFLDLLFEINDNLNFQIQNERYFFGNIDSENNTYYFSDIEARYTLKENKLSFSLSGKNLFNTNTFRTYSISDISTSTTEYRLLPRYVLLKMEYRF
- a CDS encoding PIN domain-containing protein; the protein is MKYLLDTNICIHLFRGKFNVIEKFQEINLNDCAISEITLAELIFGAENSPNPKKNFKIVDQFSEQVKILPIFNSIRIYAKEKVRLRKKGIMISDFDLFIGSTAIANELTMVTENVKEFKRILGIEIENWVQR